One window of the Trichoplusia ni isolate ovarian cell line Hi5 chromosome 2 unlocalized genomic scaffold, tn1 tig00002049_group1, whole genome shotgun sequence genome contains the following:
- the LOC113506166 gene encoding sodium channel protein Nach-like, translating into MTKPTIGQEIRNYFKNTTLHGFKYLLSIHNSDRIGWLVCCCASACCAGVLCAVLWARFLEVPALLALCDDERSDEYLRNQMPTIAVCPPIDSVADIMLDKLSSNTSETERLPMTLKRLLTGKSTDEDQVLLLDKILKSNNMTIPQVLMDYSLNCNEYTKKCRYRKIKVPCGQLFEKMLTSWGVCCVMRPYKLANVSTTMLARTFSTQTMDLVLQCSHGSRLYSCQFITRYEGEEFANQLKLIPSFYYLAQLRFIAIPQSSNSENPIQDTCISDKSYIRSYCMLRCAEKSCGCRDPLLNKKPYNRHLPICPVTRLSCLKVNRTKSLDNGSCHCLPPCNKISTYMVLESNPMNNLKQAIDPLYAGVNGTSSIVLNLRVNLGHSRVFVLNPTETWLTLLSSLGGVFNMFLGVGLFSALEFMYLILVKLPITIRKSSEIDVATAPISRVPGR; encoded by the exons ATGACGAAACCGACTATAGGTCAAGAGATACGGAATTATTTCAAGAATACGACACTGCATGGTTTTAAATACTTGTTGTCTATTCACAACAGCGATCG CATAGGCTGGCTAGTATGTTGTTGCGCGAGCGCGTGTTGCGCGGGCGTGCTGTGCGCCGTGCTGTGGGCGCGCTTCCTGGAGGTGccggcgctgctggcgctgtGCGACGACGAGCGCTCCGACGAGTACCTCCGCAACCAGATGCCCACCATCGCCGTGTGCCCGCCCATCGACAGCGTCGCCGACATCATGCTGGACAAACT ATCTTCAAATACATCCGAAACCGAGAGGCTCCCAATGACTCTGAAGCGACTTCTAACTGGAAAATCGACGGATGAAGACCAAGTGCTGCTCCTGGACAAGATCCTTAAGTCAAATAATATGACAATACCTCAAGTCTTGATGGACTATTCCCTGAACTGTAACGAGTATACTAAGAAGTGTAGGTATCGAAAGATTAAGGTGCCTTGCGGGCAGTTATTCGAAAAGATGCTTACCTCCTGGGGAGTCTGTTGCGTCATGCGGCCGTATAA ATTGGCTAATGTGTCAACAACAATGCTAGCCAGAACATTTTCGACACAAACGATGGATCTAGTGCTGCAGTGCTCGCATGGATCCAGACTTTATTCGTGTCAG TTCATAACAAGATATGAAGGGGAAGAGTTCGCAAACCAGCTGAAGTTGATCCCCAGCTTCTACTACTTAGCACAGCTCCGGTTTATAGCGATACCACAAAGTTCAAACTCAGAAAACCCGATTCAGGACACCTGTATTTCTGATAAATCCTATATTCGGTCATATTGTATG ctCAGGTGCGCTGAAAAGTCGTGTGGATGCAGGGATCCTCTCCTTAATAAGAAACCCTATAACAGACACCTGCCGATATGTCCAGTTACGCGTCTCAGTTGCTTGAAAGTCAACAGGACAAAAAGCCTTG ATAACGGGTCATGCCACTGTTTGCCTCCTTGCAATAAAATATCCACTTACATGGTCTTGGAATCTAATCCTATGAACAATCTTAAACAAGCTATCGATCCTTTGTA TGCTGGAGTTAATGGTACATCATCAATAGTTCTAAATCTAAGAGTAAATTTGGGTCATTCCAGAGTATTTGTCTTAAATCCAACTGAGACTTGGCTTACCTTACTGT CTTCTTTAGGTGGAGTTTTCAACATGTTCTTGGGCGTCGGCTTGTTCAGCGCATTAGAGTTCATGTATCTTATCTTGGTAAAGCTACCAATTACCATCCGGAAATCATCGGAAATTGATGTCGCTACTGCACCAATAAGTCGAGTCCCTGGACGTTAG
- the LOC113506167 gene encoding probable U3 small nucleolar RNA-associated protein 11, whose protein sequence is MSSWKKAAKANQKTHKERHQPESRKHLGLLEKKKDYKKRADDYHEKGETLKLLRKRTLDKNPDEFYYHMINSKVKKGEHYEKEKEDEHTPEQVKLMQTQDIKYIKMKRTIESRWINRMQAQLHMTDIADATPNKHTFFVDEGEEKDFDLAKRLDTHPAFLGRKTNRPRISDLDKLNLPEIDEKTLESMKKKKEKLYNELSKRIEREKELMVIQRKMELKRHLQDAKELKPKRVKKGSKSAAPEYKFQYVRKK, encoded by the exons ATGTCTTCCTGGAAAAAGGCCGCTAAGGCCAACCAGAAGACTCACAAAGAGCGTCACCAGCCCGAATCAAGAAAACACTTGGGTCTTTTGGAGAAGAAGAAAGATTACAAGAAGCGAGCTGATGACTACCATGAGAAGGGTGAGACGTTGAAGCTGCTGAGGAAGCGGACCCTTGACAAGAATCCCGATGAGTTTTACTACCATATGATCAATTCTAAAGTGAAAAAGGGG GAACATTATGAGAAAGAAAAAGAGGATGAGCATACTCCAGAGCAGGTGAAGCTGATGCAGACGCAGGACATAAAGTACATTAAGATGAAGAGGACTATTGAGAGCCGCTGGATCAACAGGATGCAA GCACAGCTCCACATGACCGACATAGCAGATGCAACACCCAATAAACACACATTCTTTGTGGACGAAGGAGAAGAGAAAGACTTTGATCTAGCCAAGAGACTGGACACGCACCCAGCATTCCTGGGAAGGAAGACTAACAGACCTAGGATATCAGATCTAGACAAATTAAACTTACCAGAAATTGATGAAAAg ACACTGGAATCaatgaaaaagaagaaagagaAGTTGTACAATGAGCTCTCAAAGAGAATAGAAAGGGAGAAAGAGTTAATGGTGATACAGAGGAAGATGGAATTAAAGCGACATCTACAGGATGCAAAAGAATTGAAACCAAAGAGAGTaaaaaaaggttcaaagtcTGCAGCACCTGAGTATAAGTTCCAATATGTTAGGAAGAAGTGA